In Camelus dromedarius isolate mCamDro1 chromosome 24, mCamDro1.pat, whole genome shotgun sequence, one genomic interval encodes:
- the AMZ1 gene encoding archaemetzincin-1: MLQCRPAEEFSFGPRALKDALVSTDPALQQLYASAFSPAERLFLAEAYNPRRTLFRTLLIRSAFDWLLSCPEAPEDFEAFHAALPPRKQGPTQKHIYLQPIDLSEGPVGSALLDHLRSCTEAFFLGLQVRCLPSVAAASIHCLSRPSRDSDRLQLHTDGILSFLKSSKPGDALCVLGLTLSDLYPQEAWTFTFGKFLPGHEVGICSFARFLGELLQLEPSAPDPDPVDVAADGPEVPLQDRGRTMCFSALGMVQCCKATCHGLCHLLGLGSCRWLRCLMQGALSLDEALRRPLDLCPICLRKLQHVLGFKLLDRYKRLYVWTQVAAGTRPGLEAGEPSVSEDTPPCSADSGLCCESDSEPGTSLSEPLSPDAWSHAFPAGPELEPEDGLGSLAATEGPVAALAEHGRWLAACVQALERDVTEDELAQLDRAVDGLARWEMFTGRLPAPRQGLPCSRDSAGLRRVLGDKFSSLRRKLSARKLSRAESCPRRWKAEDN, encoded by the exons ATGCTGCAGTGCCGGCCGGCCGAGGAGTTCAGCTTCGGGCCCCGGGCCCTGAAGGATGCCCTGGTGTCCACCGACCCGGCGCTGCAGCAGCTCTACGCGTCCGCCTTCTCCCCGGCCGAGAGGCTCTTCCTGGCCGAGGCCTACAACCCCCGCAGGACGCTCTTCCGCACGCTGCTCATCCGCTCGGCCTTCGACTGGCTCCTCAGCTGCCCCGAGGCCCCCGAGGACTTCGAGGCCTTCCACGCCGCCCTGCCACCCCGGAAGCAGGGCCCGACGCAGAAGCACATTTACCTGCAGCCCATAG ATCTGAGTGAGGGGCCGGTGGGCAGCGCCCTCCTGGACCACCTGCGGAGCTGCACCGAGGCCTTCTTCCTGGGCCTGCAGGTCAGGTGTCTGCCCTCGGTGGCAGCTGCGTCCATCCACTGCTTGTCGCGCCCCAGTCGGGACTCCGACAGGCTCCAACTGCACACAG ACGGCATCCTGTCTTTCCTGAAGAGCAGCAAGCCAGGGGACGCTCTGTGCGTGCTGGGCCTCACGCTGTCCGACCTGTACCCGCAGGAGGCCTGGACCTTCACCTTCGGCAAGTTCCTTCCCGGGCACG AAGTGGGCATCTGCAGCTTTGCCCGGTTCTTGGGGGAACTCCTGCAGCTGGAGCCCAGCGCCCCTGACCCGGACCCGGTGGACGTGGCAGCAGATGGCCCGGAGGTGCCCCTGCAGGACAGAGGCCGCACCATGTGCTTCAGCGCCCTGGGGATGGTCCAGTGCTGCAAG GCCACCTGCCATGGGCTCTGCCACCTCCTGGGCCTGGGGAGCTGCCGCTGGCTCCGCTGCCTCATGCAGGGGGCCCTCAGCCTGGACGAGGCGCTGAGGCGGCCCCTGGACCTCTGCCCCATCTGCCTGCGGAAGCTGCAGCATGTCCTGGGCTTCAAGCTCCTGGACAGGTATAAG AGGCTGTACGTGTGGACTCAAGTGGCAGCGGGGACAAGGCCTGGCCTGGAGGCGGGGGAGCCGTCTGTGTCTGAGGACACCCCGCCCTGCAGCGCGGACTCGGGCCTGTGCTGTGAGAGCGACTCGGAGCCGGGCACCAGCCTGTCAGAGCCCCTCTCCCCGGATGCCTGGAGCCATGCCTTCCCTGCTGGCCCTGAGCTGGAGCCCGAGGATGGGCTGGGCTCCCTGGCAGCCACCGAGGGGCCGGTGGCGGCCCTGGCGGAGCACGGGCGGTGGCTGGCGGCCTGCGTCCAGGCCCTGGAGAGAGATGTGACAGAGGATGAGCTGGCACAGCTGGACAGGGCGGTGGATGGCCTGGCCCGCTGGGAGATGTTCACCGGGCGGCTCCCggcccccaggcagggcctgCCCTGCAGCAGAGACAGTGCGGGGCTGCGCAGAGTCCTGGGGGACAAGTTCTCCTCCCTCAGGAGGAAGCTGAGTGCTCGCAAGCTGTCCCGGGCCGAGTCCTGCCCCCGGCGCTGGAAGGCCGAGGACAATTAG